One Maribacter sp. HTCC2170 genomic window, GCGATAGGATTTCCAGAATTTACTACGTAAAAAAAGGTTTACTACGTAGCTATATGATTGATGATAAGGGAAAAGAGCATATTTTCATGTTCGCACCAGAAGACTGGATAATTGCAGATGGAGCCGACTTTAGTTCTCCTTGTCAGCTTTTTATTGATGTATTGGAAGATTCTGAAATCGAAATTATAAACAAAAAGCTATTCGAGGAAGAGTACATTCCGGAAACACTTACCAGTGATAAACAGCGCACAGCAGCAATGATCAAGCGAATTTCGGTTTTGCAGGAAAGGGTGATTATGCTAATGAGTGCAACTGCCATTGAACGCTATGAGCATTTTAAATCTACATACCCGCAAATTATGCAGCGCGTGCCCCAACGAATGATTGCTTCTTATTTGGGAATTACGCCAGAAGCCTTGAGTAAGGTTAAAGGTAAAAGGGCAAAGTCTAACTAGAACAATTTCATTTCTTAATCTAGGTTAATGCATAGCTATTATTTACGACTGATATTTGTATCATAAAAAGAGAATGGGATTTCGATTCACGGAAAAAGCTTCTCAGCAAACAAAAAACAGATGAAAAAAATAATAGCCCTTGGTGGTAGCAACAGTAAGAAATCCATCAACAAAGAACTAGCACAATATACTGCCAATCAAATAACAAATTCAGAGACTATAGTGGCCGATTTAAATGACTATGAATTGCCTCTTTATGGAATCGACCTAGAAAACGAAAAGGGGATTCCAGATAATGCTAAGCAGCTAAATAGCCTGATTGAAGAAGCGGACGGTATTGTAATCTCCATGGCCGAGCACAATGGCTCCTATACTGCAGCTTTTAAAAATACCATTGATTGGTTATCACGAATAAATCAAAAGGTTTGGAAAGATAAACCAATGTTCTTAATGGCCACTTCTCCAGGAGGCAGAGGTGGTGTCACGGTTTTAAATACAGCAAAAGCAGCATTTCCTTTTTTTGGAGGTAATGTCATTGCCGATTTTTCACTACCCGATTTTTACGATAATTATTCAAAAGAAGGACTAAAAAATAAAGATTTAAATGAAACCTTAGGTCAAAAGATTCAAATGTTTCAGGAAGCAATTTAAAAAATAACATCATGTTGAAAAAGGTTAAGACATTGATTCCCGCCTTTAATATAGATATGGGTGGAATTCCGTTAAAACAAGCCCTACCGACTAATAATGTGCAACAGGTTGATCCTTTTCTACTGTTGCATCATGGTACTTTGAAATATAGAAAAGATGGGAAAGCAATTCATCAAGGAGTTGGTGCACACCCTCATAGAGGTTTCACCCCTGTGACATTTATCATCGAAGGTGAGATACATCACCGAGATAGTCGTGGTAACAATCAAATTGCCAAGAAAGGAGAAGTACAATGGATGCATGCTGGATCAGGCATTGTGCATAGCGAAAGACCATCACAGGATTTGATGGATAGAAATGGATCCAATGAAATGATTCAACTTTGGGTAAATTCCCCTGCTGATAGAAAAATGATCGAGCCAAGTTATCAATACGTGCCTGAGAATGAAATCCCTGTCTTTTATTCTGAAAATAAAAATATGACCACAAAAGTAATTACTGGTAATTATGGTTCATTGAAAGGGAAAATCAAAACTGAAAGTGAGTTATTGATGCTTTGGAGTAATGGTATTGGAAAAGACACCCAGACCTTTAACATTACCAAGGGGTTCAATACTATGATCTATACCATAAAGGGAAATCTGAGAATCAATGGATACGGACTTGTGGAAAAAGAGAATTTGGTTATTTTCGAGGACGGTGGTGACCAAATTGAAGTCTCAACAAATGGGAAGGCCGAATTTCTTGTTTTATCCGGAAAACCCTTGAATGAGAAAATAGTACAACACGGGCCTTTCGTCATGAATTCTGAAACAGAAATACTTGAGGCGATGCGTGATTATCAAATGGGAAAAATGGGTATTTTGATAGAAGAATAAGAATAAAGTTCATTTTTTTAATAAAGTGGTTTAAAGGAATATTCCTTTAAACCACTATTTGTTTTAGATACTTTGTTCGAGGTCAAAACAATGTAGGAATTCTATACAATTTTAAGAGTTAATTTGCAGTCTTACTATTTCATCCATTATTCTTCAATACTGACTATTGTCATATTTTGCACCTCTACACCAAATTACTTTTACACTCTTTTCATTACTCAAATAATAATAAACGTTAGTCGAAAATTATCGTATTTCCTACAAATCATAATGAAAAGATACACCACAGAATTTTTGGATAATCTTGGAGGGTTCGATTTTAATGTATTGGAAAAAAGCAGGTTTTCCATTTGCGCACTCTCAAATAAATTAAAATTTATTTACGTTAACCATGACTGGTGCAGGTTTGCTGAGAATAACGGACATGTAAAACTTATTTCCGACGAAAAAGTTTTAGGCACTTCTGCATTAAGGTTATTTAAAGGCATTCGTCTTAAATTGTATTTTAGGAAAAACTACAAAAAAGTAATAAGCTCTGGCGAAATATGGCATCACCAGTATGAGAATATAGAAAAAACAAAACACAGGCTTCTACATCAAAGTGTATACCCGCTTGATAACAAGTCTGGTATATTGATTATACATTCAGAAGTGTATAAACTACCCATGAGCAACATGAATTATGAAACATTCCATATTATTGAAGAAAGATATTTTCAATCAAACGGACATATTGTTCAATGCAGCAACTGTAGACATACTCAAAGAGCTGATCAGCCAGAAATCTGGGATTGGGTACCCGATTGGGTAGAAAAGTTACCTGCAAACTACAGTCTTTCCATATGCCCTACCTGTGAGCATTTGTATCAGGGTTCTTAAAAAAATTCCCAACCATTATAAACGATTAGGAATTTACTTTTCAAGTCAATTAACTACTTAATTCATTATTGGGGTAACCTCAATAGTCCTGAATTCCACAGGACCATGATCCCCTTGTATCAAAAAGGGGCCCGCTTCGGCCTCTTTGTTATCCAATGCACCTCCCGTCATACCAGGAATATTCTGATTCGTTATTATTTCCTTTCCATTGGCAATAATGGTCACACGTCTGCCAATCAGAGTAATATCATACTCTTGCCACTCCCCTGCTGGCTTTGCAACCATTTCATTGGGTGTCAAAAATCCATAAATACCGCCGAACAATATGCTTGAAGGTTCCAATCCAATATTATCGGCGATTTGTACTTCATACCTACCTCTTAAGTAAACACCACTGTTACTGCCTTCTGGGTATCTAAATACTATGTGCAGCTTAAAATCATTGAATTTTTCGCTCGATACCAAATTAGCTCCTGATTTCTCACTGGTCAATATTCCATCTTTTACCATCCATTGGTTTACACCCATCGCTTGCCAGCCATCAAGATTCTTTCCATTGAAAAGCGCCTTCGATTCTCCCCAAACAGGATTAGCGTTATATGTCAATTTTGGTGATCTTGTACCCACCCAGTTATAGCTTTTACCATCGGTGTAAAGCAAGGTGCCGTTTAGTTTACCATCGGTTAGTTTTCCTTTAAACTTAAGGTCATTCCCTTCCTCCCATTGTGGAGGTATTTCGAAGGAAAACTCCCCATTTTCCAATTGTATTTCGGAAATTGGTCTTGCACTGCCATTAAGAAATACAAACCGACCAACAAGTGTACTTAAACCAGAATGGCCCACCTCTAACCAAGATGGTACTTCTTTACCGTCATAGGACAAGGTTAAATTCCATCGCCCTTCCAGTGATTCGGAATTTTGTGCATTTATTTGAAGTGAAACTGTAGCTAAAACTATTAGCGGTAAGCCCTTTAATGATCTGAAGTTCATATTTCGTAAGTGTTTTTTAATTTAAAAAATATTCTAACTATTATTTACAACCTTTTTTTCGACGTGTGTCTATCAAATAAATGATTTTCCAATCTTCACCATCTTTGAAAAGTTGAAAAGAATTTACGCCACAATGGCTAAAGGCATCATTATACCAAAATTCATACGGTGTCCATGCATTTGCCATCGCCCCATCAACTTGAATATTGAAAGAAAGCAACTTTTCCTTAAAATTCACAGAATCAGGAATGCTTACAATTGATTTCAAAAATCTACCAAAATCCTCAGTTCTCATTGCTGTTGAACCATCTTTTTTTCGACCAATTGTCTGAGCGATAATTCCGTCTGAAACTGTTTGTTTTATCAACATCGAATCTTGTTTGTGAAACCCGTCGAAAAAGGCCTCAATAGTGCTTTGCACTTTTAATTCTTCAGGTTCTTGTGCAGAAATGGTAACACCACCAAACAGTAATGCCATAAATAGTAGTCTTTTCATCCTCATGTTGTTTCCTCAAAAATAAAAAAAGTAATGATCTATTTGCACAAGTTCGGTTTTAAAACCAATATTTGATGACTGCAACAATCGGGTAAAATCATTACATTTATCGCTTATAAAAAACCGCAAATGTCCACAGCTAAAAAAGAATATAAAAGAGTTACCGTAAAATCACTCGTTGATATGAAGAAGAACGGTGAGAAAATCTCAATGCTCACGGCCTATGATTATTCAATGGCAAAAATTGTAGATGCGGCAAAAGTAGATGTGATTTTAGTTGGCGATTCTGCCAGTAATGTAATGGCGGGTCATGAAACCACTTTACCCATCACCTTGGATCAGATGATTTATCACGCTTCCTCAGTAATTAGGGCAATTGATAGAGCTCTTGTTGTTGTAGACATCCCTTTTGGAAGCTACCAGAGTGACCCAAAGGAGGCTTTACGTTCTGCCATTAGAATTATGAAAGAAAGTGGTGCTCATGCCGTTAAGGTTGAAGGAGGAGAAGAAATCAAAGAATCCGTTAAAAGAATTTTAAATGCTGGTATTCCGGTAATGGGACATTTAGGCTTAACCCCACAGGCGATTTACAAATTTGGCACATACTCCGTCCGGGCAAAGGAAGAAGAAGAAGCTAAAAAACTAATTGCTGATGCGAAGTTGTTGGAGCGTTTGGGTTGCTTTGCAATCGTTTTAGAAAAAATTCCGGCTGAACTGACCAAAATAGTGTCTGAAAGTATTTCTATCCCAACTATAGGAATTGGAGGTGGCAAACATGCAGATGGACAAGTCTTGGTCATACATGATCTTTTAGGGATGACCCATGAATTTAATCCACGTTTTTTAAGAAGATATATGAATTTATATGAGGATATGGGAAACGCCATTTCGCAATATGTAACCGATGTTAAAAGTAGGGACTTCCCTAACGATGAGGAGCAATACTAATTCTCTTATTTAAAATATGTTAAAAAGAATTGGCATACTGTCATTTATACTCTTGAATATTGGATGTGATCAAATATCCAAAGATTTGGTACGTAAAAATATTGAACCCATGCAGTATGTTCAGTTGGTCAACGATAATTTTATTTTAACCAATGTGGAAAACACAGGCGCAATGCTTGGTTTTGGTTCAGATTTATCCCCTATTCTTAAAATGATTTTTCTACAAGGATTGCCTTTGATCGTACTTCTTGTTTTATTGGCTAGGATGCTTCAAAAATCGAATCTCAATCGATGGATGGTACTGGCGTTCACTTTTGTAATTGGGGGTGGTATAGGCAATCTAATTGACCGAATAGCCTATGGTTCTGTGACCGATTTTTTTCAAATAAAATGGGGAGTTTTTCGAACCGGCATTTTCAATATGGCAGACGTTTCTGTGACCGTTGGTGTTCTGTTGCTGCTTTTTTTGGTATTTCGTTATAGAAATTTATCAATTTAAGTATGTCAAAAATACGCTCTAACCCAAAAAATCTTCAAATCCTATACGAGGATAACCACCTCATTGCCATTAATAAACGACCTGGGGATATTGTTCAAGGTGATAAAACCGGCGACAACCCCTTAAGCGATATAGTTAAACAGTATATCAAGGAAAAATACAACAAGCCAGGGAATGTATATTTAGGTGTGCCACATAGATTAGACAGACCCACTTCAGGAATTGTCGTCTTCGCAAAATCATCAAAGGCTTTACCTAGATTGAATAAATTATTTGCAGAAAAAGAGGCTAAAAAGACCTATTGGGCAATAGTGAAAAACCAACCGCCCTCACAAGCAGATCAATTAGTCCACTGGCTTAAACGAAATACTAGGCAAAACAAGTCTTACGCCAATAAGAAAGAAGTACCAGACAGTAAAAAGGCGATATTGGAATATAAGATTCGTAAAAAGTTGAATTCATATTTTTTGTTGGAAATTGATTTAAAAACTGGAAGACACCATCAGATTCGAGCTCAATTGACTGCCATTGGAAGTCCTATCAAAGGTGACCTTAAATATGGTTTTGATAGAAGTAACAAAGGCGGAAGTATTCATTTACATGCCAGAAAGTTGTCGTTCATACATCCAGTAAAAAAAGAGCCATTAGAAATAGTAGCCCCGACACCAAATGACCCAGTTTGGAATGCTTGTTGATGTTTTTTTGTTACATTTAATTTCTAAACACTACACCATGATTAAGAGAACACTTTTATTTTTGAGCTTGATTCTTTTGACTTCCTGTGGAAGTTACAACTCTATTGACACTTTTTATAATGCACATAAAAACGATGACCATGTAACAGCGGTTAGGGTACCACAGTTCATGCTTTCATTGATAAGTGGAATTTCCCCAGAAATGAAAGCCCTAGTAGGTAACACTCGTGATCTACGATATATGCAGTTTCCAAGCGCAACCCCTGCAAGGACAAGATTTTTGAACAGT contains:
- a CDS encoding Crp/Fnr family transcriptional regulator produces the protein MSSFLDILNQDLNPSREIEALKAKISVKTFKKGEILQRNGDRISRIYYVKKGLLRSYMIDDKGKEHIFMFAPEDWIIADGADFSSPCQLFIDVLEDSEIEIINKKLFEEEYIPETLTSDKQRTAAMIKRISVLQERVIMLMSATAIERYEHFKSTYPQIMQRVPQRMIASYLGITPEALSKVKGKRAKSN
- a CDS encoding NADPH-dependent FMN reductase, with protein sequence MKKIIALGGSNSKKSINKELAQYTANQITNSETIVADLNDYELPLYGIDLENEKGIPDNAKQLNSLIEEADGIVISMAEHNGSYTAAFKNTIDWLSRINQKVWKDKPMFLMATSPGGRGGVTVLNTAKAAFPFFGGNVIADFSLPDFYDNYSKEGLKNKDLNETLGQKIQMFQEAI
- a CDS encoding pirin family protein yields the protein MLKKVKTLIPAFNIDMGGIPLKQALPTNNVQQVDPFLLLHHGTLKYRKDGKAIHQGVGAHPHRGFTPVTFIIEGEIHHRDSRGNNQIAKKGEVQWMHAGSGIVHSERPSQDLMDRNGSNEMIQLWVNSPADRKMIEPSYQYVPENEIPVFYSENKNMTTKVITGNYGSLKGKIKTESELLMLWSNGIGKDTQTFNITKGFNTMIYTIKGNLRINGYGLVEKENLVIFEDGGDQIEVSTNGKAEFLVLSGKPLNEKIVQHGPFVMNSETEILEAMRDYQMGKMGILIEE
- a CDS encoding DUF1080 domain-containing protein, encoding MNFRSLKGLPLIVLATVSLQINAQNSESLEGRWNLTLSYDGKEVPSWLEVGHSGLSTLVGRFVFLNGSARPISEIQLENGEFSFEIPPQWEEGNDLKFKGKLTDGKLNGTLLYTDGKSYNWVGTRSPKLTYNANPVWGESKALFNGKNLDGWQAMGVNQWMVKDGILTSEKSGANLVSSEKFNDFKLHIVFRYPEGSNSGVYLRGRYEVQIADNIGLEPSSILFGGIYGFLTPNEMVAKPAGEWQEYDITLIGRRVTIIANGKEIITNQNIPGMTGGALDNKEAEAGPFLIQGDHGPVEFRTIEVTPIMN
- a CDS encoding 3-methyl-2-oxobutanoate hydroxymethyltransferase, which codes for MKRLLFMALLFGGVTISAQEPEELKVQSTIEAFFDGFHKQDSMLIKQTVSDGIIAQTIGRKKDGSTAMRTEDFGRFLKSIVSIPDSVNFKEKLLSFNIQVDGAMANAWTPYEFWYNDAFSHCGVNSFQLFKDGEDWKIIYLIDTRRKKGCK
- the panB gene encoding 3-methyl-2-oxobutanoate hydroxymethyltransferase gives rise to the protein MSTAKKEYKRVTVKSLVDMKKNGEKISMLTAYDYSMAKIVDAAKVDVILVGDSASNVMAGHETTLPITLDQMIYHASSVIRAIDRALVVVDIPFGSYQSDPKEALRSAIRIMKESGAHAVKVEGGEEIKESVKRILNAGIPVMGHLGLTPQAIYKFGTYSVRAKEEEEAKKLIADAKLLERLGCFAIVLEKIPAELTKIVSESISIPTIGIGGGKHADGQVLVIHDLLGMTHEFNPRFLRRYMNLYEDMGNAISQYVTDVKSRDFPNDEEQY
- the lspA gene encoding signal peptidase II, translated to MLKRIGILSFILLNIGCDQISKDLVRKNIEPMQYVQLVNDNFILTNVENTGAMLGFGSDLSPILKMIFLQGLPLIVLLVLLARMLQKSNLNRWMVLAFTFVIGGGIGNLIDRIAYGSVTDFFQIKWGVFRTGIFNMADVSVTVGVLLLLFLVFRYRNLSI
- a CDS encoding RluA family pseudouridine synthase; the encoded protein is MSKIRSNPKNLQILYEDNHLIAINKRPGDIVQGDKTGDNPLSDIVKQYIKEKYNKPGNVYLGVPHRLDRPTSGIVVFAKSSKALPRLNKLFAEKEAKKTYWAIVKNQPPSQADQLVHWLKRNTRQNKSYANKKEVPDSKKAILEYKIRKKLNSYFLLEIDLKTGRHHQIRAQLTAIGSPIKGDLKYGFDRSNKGGSIHLHARKLSFIHPVKKEPLEIVAPTPNDPVWNAC